In one window of Methanobrevibacter millerae DNA:
- a CDS encoding YigZ family protein: protein MKTIAKAVQSEINVKKSQFICHLFPTKTKKESKEIILKVNEKYNDATHNCTAYIVTDGEGFDDDGEPGGTAGKPMINVLRKNELHNVTAVVTRYFGGIKLGAGGLVRAYSKSVLEAINEAEILEVDLYDVYTLVFEYSEIKTIDGEVRNNQLEVINKEYSDKVIYDVVSKDNRDIEKIFEKYGDKIIIEFKDKEVLVK from the coding sequence ATGAAAACGATAGCAAAAGCGGTTCAAAGTGAAATAAATGTCAAGAAATCACAGTTCATATGCCATTTGTTTCCAACCAAAACCAAAAAGGAAAGCAAGGAAATAATATTGAAGGTCAATGAGAAGTATAACGATGCCACCCATAACTGTACGGCCTATATCGTTACTGACGGCGAAGGCTTTGACGATGACGGCGAGCCTGGCGGAACGGCCGGAAAACCTATGATCAATGTCTTGAGAAAAAACGAACTGCATAATGTGACCGCTGTCGTTACACGTTATTTCGGCGGAATCAAGCTTGGAGCGGGAGGGCTTGTAAGAGCATATTCCAAATCTGTTCTTGAAGCAATTAATGAAGCCGAAATCCTTGAAGTGGATTTGTATGATGTCTATACATTAGTTTTCGAATACTCAGAAATCAAAACTATTGACGGTGAAGTGAGAAACAACCAGCTGGAAGTCATTAACAAGGAGTATTCAGACAAGGTCATCTATGATGTCGTTTCCAAGGACAACAGGGACATTGAAAAGATATTTGAAAAATACGGCGATAAAATCATCATTGAATTCAAGGACAAAGAGGTTCTGGTTAAGTAA
- a CDS encoding rubredoxin-like domain-containing protein has product MAFVCKVCGYVHEADELPEDFTCPMCGVDASNFEEQ; this is encoded by the coding sequence ATGGCATTTGTTTGTAAAGTATGCGGATACGTTCATGAAGCAGATGAATTACCAGAAGATTTCACCTGCCCAATGTGTGGCGTTGACGCAAGCAATTTCGAAGAACAATAG
- a CDS encoding rubredoxin, producing MAKWKCNMCGYVYDDDAEGTAFEDLPDDYKCPMCGASKDMFSKVE from the coding sequence ATGGCTAAATGGAAATGTAATATGTGTGGATACGTATATGACGATGATGCAGAAGGAACTGCTTTTGAAGACCTTCCAGATGACTACAAATGTCCAATGTGCGGTGCTTCCAAAGATATGTTCTCTAAAGTAGAATAA
- a CDS encoding rubredoxin: MAKWKCKLCGFEYDEDEGLPDRGIDAGTPFSEISDAFKCPKCGVGKKMFKQVE; this comes from the coding sequence ATGGCTAAATGGAAATGTAAACTTTGCGGATTTGAATATGATGAAGATGAAGGATTACCTGATCGTGGAATTGATGCTGGAACTCCATTTTCTGAAATTTCTGACGCATTTAAATGCCCAAAATGTGGTGTTGGTAAAAAAATGTTCAAGCAAGTAGAATAG
- a CDS encoding acyltransferase: protein MDEKPQVREPLQFNPRDNIHFGVEYAPDSKPPVIGNNYTIRSNSIIYNDVVIGDNFRTGHNVVIRENTNIGDDVLIGTNTVIEGDVIIGNDVSIQSNVYIPTNSVIEDNVFIGPCACFTNDKYPVRINYELQGPRIRRGASIGGNTTFLSNVEIGEGSIVAAGAIVIHSVPPFYLAIGTPARIKPLPDHLKVPNKL from the coding sequence ATGGATGAAAAACCACAGGTAAGAGAACCTTTACAGTTCAATCCCAGGGATAACATCCACTTCGGCGTTGAATACGCACCCGATTCCAAGCCTCCGGTAATCGGAAACAATTACACGATAAGGTCAAACTCAATTATCTATAATGACGTGGTTATCGGGGACAATTTCAGAACCGGACACAATGTGGTGATTAGGGAAAACACCAACATCGGAGACGACGTCTTAATCGGAACCAACACCGTAATCGAAGGTGACGTAATCATAGGAAACGACGTAAGCATCCAGTCCAACGTATACATCCCGACCAACTCCGTTATTGAGGATAACGTGTTTATAGGCCCATGCGCCTGTTTTACAAATGACAAGTATCCTGTCAGAATAAATTATGAGCTTCAGGGACCTCGCATAAGAAGAGGTGCTTCAATCGGAGGAAACACTACTTTCCTATCAAACGTCGAGATTGGTGAAGGATCAATCGTTGCAGCCGGAGCTATTGTAATTCATAGCGTTCCGCCGTTTTATCTGGCCATTGGAACTCCGGCACGTATCAAGCCGCTTCCGGACCATTTGAAGGTTCCAAACAAATTATAA